In Neoarius graeffei isolate fNeoGra1 chromosome 9, fNeoGra1.pri, whole genome shotgun sequence, one genomic interval encodes:
- the scrn3 gene encoding secernin-3 has protein sequence MMMTPSSCDTFVALPPSSEGQRVIFGKNSDRPCDEVQEVVYFSSKDYSPGEKVECTYIEIEQAAHTHAVVLSRPAWLWGAEMGANEHQVCIGNEAVWGRESTDSKEALLGMDLVRLALERADSAEKALNVIVELLEKYGQGGNCMEDECVLLYHNSFLICDRTEAWVLETSGKYWAAERVENGYRNISNQYSITTKIDKEHPRMREYALEQGWWDGKVAFNFAEVYSVMSTARIEATAGRYCEGRRLLEKNKGHITAEIMMDILRDKESGINMEGMFVTTGSMVSVLPKDQSLPGVHYFTATPDPERSVFKPFIFVADIKPLKHTCSPCFGEDDPVKKKPRFQHKPNRKHPLFIKHEVVAAIIDSTREKGQRIMQKMQELEKQQMAEMEKYLTTGVEDSTLVVHLFSNTVEEELKVYSKV, from the exons ATGATGATGACGCCATCTTCCTGCGACACGTTCGTGGCTTTACCTCCATCCTCAGAGGGACAGCGCGTCATCTTCGGCAAGAACTCAGACAGACCGTGTGATGAAGTGCAGGAGGTGGTTTATTTCTCCTCCAAAGACTATAGTCCTGGAGAAAAAGTCGAG TGCACATACATAGAGATAGAGCAAGCTGCCCATACCCATGCTGTAGTGTTGAGTAGACCAGCATGGCTCTGGGGAGCTGAAATGGGAGCCAACGAGCACCAAGTCTGCATCGGAAATGAGGCTGTGTGGGGCAGAGAAAGCACTGACAGCAAGGAGGCTTTACTGGGCATGGATCTAGTGAG ATTAGCTCTGGAGAGAGCAGACAGTGCAGAGAAGGCTCTGAATGTGATAGTGGAGCTCCTGGAGAAATACGGGCAGGGTGGCAACTGCATGGAGGATGAATGTGTTCTTCTCTACCATAACAGCTTCCTCATATGTGACCGCACTGAGGCCTGGGTGCTGGAGACCTCTGGGAAATACTGGGCTGCAGAGAGAGTTGaga ATGGATATCGAAATATTTCTAATCAGTACTCCATCACCACCAAAATCGACAAGGAGCACCCAAGGATGCGGGAGTATGCGCTGGAGCAAGGCTGGTGGGACGGCAAGGTGGCATTCAATTTTGCAGAGGTTTACTCTGTTATGAGTACAGCACGCATAGAGGCCACTGCGGGCCGCTACTGTGAGGGACGCAGGCTGCTGGAGAAAAACAAAG GCCACATCACTGCTGAGATCATGATGGATATACTGAGAGATAAAGAGAGTGGCATTAATATGGAAGGCATGTTCGTTACAACAGGAAGCATGGTATCTGTGCTTCCTAAGGACCAGTCACTGCCTGGGGTTCACTACTTCACTGCTACCCCTGACCCAGAAAG gTCTGTTTTCAAGCCGTTTATCTTTGTAGCAGACATAAAGCCACTGAAGCATACGTGCTCTCCGTGTTTTGGAGAGGATGATCCAGTGAAGAAGAAGCCTCGCTTTCAGCACAAACCCAACCGTAAACATCCCCTATTCATAAAACATGAGGTCGTGGCTGCTATAATTGACAGCACAAGG GAGAAAGGTCAGAGGATCATGCAGAAAATGCAAGAGCTGGAGAAGCAACAAATGGCAGAAATGGAGAAATACTTAACTACAGGTGTGGAGGACTCGACTCTGGTGGTTCATCTCTTCTCAAATACAGTGGAGGAAGAGCTGAAGGTTTACAGCAAGGTCTGA